The window TTCGCAAGGTCGAGCCGGGGAGGGGGATCTGATGCTGACCATCGGGCTATCCCACTATCTGACCGTGGCGGCGATCCTTTTCGCCCTGGGCGTGCTGGGAATCTTCGCCAACCGCAAGAACGTGATCGTCATCCTGATGTCGGTAGAACTGATGCTGCTGGCGGTCAACATCAACCTGGTATCCTTCTCGGTCTTCCTCCACGACTTGGTCGGTCAAGTCTTCGCCATGCTGGTGCTGACGGTGGCGGCGGCCGAAGCCGCCATCGGGCTGGCCATCCTGGTGGTCTTCTTCCGCAACCGCGGCACCATCGCCGTCGAAGACATCAACGTGATGAAGGGTTAGGGGCATGTACGTCGCAGCCGTCTTCCTGCCGCTCCTCGCCTCCGTCCTGGCCGGCATGCTCGCCTTCGCGCGCGCCGAAGGGCACGGCAAGCACAAGATCGACGCCTGGGCCCAGTGGCTGACCTCCGGGGCGCTGCTGACCTCCATGGCGCTCGCCATGCTGATCTTCAACGAGGT is drawn from Magnetospirillum sp. WYHS-4 and contains these coding sequences:
- the nuoK gene encoding NADH-quinone oxidoreductase subunit NuoK; translated protein: MTIGLSHYLTVAAILFALGVLGIFANRKNVIVILMSVELMLLAVNINLVSFSVFLHDLVGQVFAMLVLTVAAAEAAIGLAILVVFFRNRGTIAVEDINVMKG